From one Candidatus Margulisiibacteriota bacterium genomic stretch:
- a CDS encoding 23S rRNA (uracil(1939)-C(5))-methyltransferase RlmD: MDKHITSLEITDICYGTYGTGKYENKLIYVKDTVPGDIVSVRIKRKRKGIHYASVTEMLKKSELRAQSDCPHFPECGGCLFRDITYENQLILKNRLLLNELKHQDIYAEPEAIIPSPTTLYYRNKMEFTFGTKDGSIILGMHKKGDFSTVINTPECRLQSTKSSRIREIIIDWANKNNLISYNPRTHEGTLRHLLIREGKNTGQIIIALITAHENLPDLELLSEILKKEITELVGFSLVINSNIADTVTYEQQITITGQNYFLEKLDERHYEVSLSSFFQTNSKGTEVLYRHLKDIVNTIPTETVLDLYCGAGSIGIYIADLKKEIIGVELHAQSILNAEINKTLNNLTNISYHHKDVRLFLKEFNYDKENTLAIIDPPREGLHPKTRKMLLEHALPWLIYVSCNPKTLAIDLKYLQEGYTISCLQPFDLFPYTPHQESIALLIKKV, translated from the coding sequence ATGGACAAACACATTACCTCATTAGAGATTACCGACATCTGTTATGGAACTTATGGCACCGGGAAATACGAGAACAAATTAATCTACGTCAAAGACACAGTTCCAGGAGATATTGTTTCGGTAAGGATCAAAAGAAAAAGGAAAGGGATACATTACGCCTCGGTAACCGAGATGCTAAAAAAATCCGAACTTCGCGCTCAATCGGACTGTCCCCACTTCCCTGAATGCGGTGGATGCTTATTCAGAGATATAACTTATGAAAATCAACTTATTCTAAAAAATCGATTATTATTAAACGAATTGAAACACCAGGATATTTATGCAGAACCTGAAGCAATAATTCCTTCTCCAACTACTTTATACTATAGAAACAAAATGGAATTCACTTTCGGAACAAAAGATGGTTCGATAATACTGGGAATGCACAAAAAAGGCGATTTTTCTACTGTAATCAACACTCCGGAATGCCGGCTGCAATCAACCAAGTCAAGCAGAATAAGAGAAATTATCATTGATTGGGCTAATAAAAACAACCTGATTTCATATAATCCAAGAACGCATGAAGGCACACTTCGTCACCTGCTTATCAGGGAAGGTAAAAATACCGGACAGATTATTATTGCGTTGATTACAGCCCATGAAAACCTGCCTGACCTCGAACTGCTCTCAGAAATATTGAAAAAAGAAATTACCGAACTCGTAGGTTTTTCTCTTGTAATAAATAGTAATATTGCAGATACCGTCACTTATGAGCAGCAGATCACTATTACAGGCCAGAACTATTTCCTTGAGAAGCTTGATGAGAGACACTATGAAGTATCACTTTCATCCTTTTTCCAAACAAACAGCAAAGGGACAGAGGTATTGTACCGGCATTTAAAGGATATAGTAAACACTATCCCAACAGAAACTGTGCTAGACCTCTACTGCGGTGCAGGAAGCATTGGCATCTACATTGCTGATCTAAAAAAAGAAATAATTGGAGTTGAACTCCATGCACAATCCATTCTTAATGCAGAAATAAACAAAACCCTTAATAACCTGACAAATATCTCCTATCACCATAAAGACGTCAGACTATTTTTAAAAGAATTCAATTACGATAAAGAAAATACTTTGGCAATCATCGATCCGCCACGGGAAGGCCTTCACCCTAAAACGAGAAAAATGTTACTTGAACATGCGTTGCCATGGTTGATTTATGTTTCCTGCAATCCAAAAACTCTTGCAATTGACCTTAAATACTTACAAGAAGGTTATACGATCAGCTGCTTACAGCCTTTCGATTTATTTCCGTACACACCTCATCAAGAAAGCATTGCGCTTTTAATTAAAAAGGTATAG